A stretch of the Channa argus isolate prfri chromosome 9, Channa argus male v1.0, whole genome shotgun sequence genome encodes the following:
- the LOC137132748 gene encoding protein lifeguard 3-like: MTSKMDSPPPYEVALHYPKYGNYPNQQQCGSPLPPPPSYSCSPAMCQCPPGSWGQEGIYPPAGIWAAPGLLPSGMPTTVPTVSAGVPGSNPGDMEDFLCTQWESTSIRHAFIRKVYLILTAQLAVTFSVVAVFTFVDQVRLFVIMYPGIYWASFAVYFLVYCILMCCKEPRRRFPWNCVLLGVFTLALSYMAGTISSYYETKAVLLAMGITALVCIEVTIFCFQTKVDFTSCGGFLCIASILLMITGTVTAIVLSFQYAPWLHMLYAAIGAVVYTLFLVYNTQLLIGNRELAISPEEYIFGALSLYTDIVHIFLFILQISGTVNE; the protein is encoded by the exons ATGACATCTAAAATGGACAGTCCACCACCTTACGAGGTCGCACTGCATTATCCAAAGTATGGAAACTACCCAAATCAGCAACAGTGTGGCTCCCCTCTTCCACCACCCCCATCATACAGCTGCAGTCCAGCCATGTGCCAATGCCCGCCTGGCTCTTGGGGCCAGGAGGGCATCTACCCGCCAGCCGGCATATGGGCAGCCCCCGGCCTCTTGCCATCTGGGATGCCCACCACAGTACCGACTGTGTCTGCCGGAGTGCCTGGATCAAACCCAG GAGACATGGAGGATTTTCTCTGCACCCAGTGGGAGAGCACATCTATTCGGCATGCTTTCATCAGAAAG GTTTACTTAATTTTAACAGCACAACTCGCAGTCACCTTTTCAGTGGTTGCTGTCTTTACATTTGT TGACCAAGTGAGGCTGTTTGTCATCATGTACCCTGGCATCTACTGGGCATCTTT TGCGGTTTATTTCTTGGTTTACTGCATTCTCATGTGCTGCAAAGAACCGAG gAGGCGTTTCCCATGGAACTGTGTGCTGCTGGGAGTATTT acacttGCCTTGTCTTACATGGCTGGAACTATTTCAAG CTATTATGAAACAAAAGCAGTGCTGCTTGCCATGGGGATAACAGCATTAGTTTGTATAGAAGTCACAATCTTCTGCTTCCAAACCAAG GTGGACTTCACCTCCTGCGGGGGATTTCTCTGCATTGCTTCCATTTTGCTCATGATCACTGGGACCGTCACAGCCATCGTCCTCTCCTTCCAATAC GCCCCTTGGCTGCATATGCTATATGCTGCAATTGGAGCCGTTGTTTACACTCTG TTTTTAGTATACAACACTCAGCTTCTTATTGGAAACCGGGAGTTAGCCATCAGCCCAGAGGAGTACATCTTCGGAGCTCTGTCTCTTTACACGGACATTGTTcacatcttcctcttcatccttcaAATCAGTGGAACAGTGAACGAATAA